Genomic segment of Erpetoichthys calabaricus chromosome 1 unlocalized genomic scaffold, fErpCal1.3 SUPER_1_unloc_24, whole genome shotgun sequence:
tttcagaagtcctctgctgagatggaagaatcTGCCAGAAGGATGTCCATCTCAggagcactccatcaatcaggcatctTTTAGAGATTTGCTAGATGGAAGCCCTTATTAAGTAAAAGGcatttgacaataaaaaaaactctgagacaaaaactgaacattaAGCACTTTGTCTGTCAGACCAGGCGCTGCTCGGTATCTTTGTAGCACCATTCCTGTACTGAAggttggtggtgacagcatcttACTATGGTggtgcagggacagggagactggccaGAATTGAGGGAATGCAGACAAATCCAGAGAGGTcaatgaagaaaacctgctgcagagatCACTCCACCTGAGACTGGGGTGACTGtgtaatgacccaaagcatacagtccACAACACTAGAGTGACTTCTGGACAAGtctctgaatgtccttgtgtCGGTCAACCAAAGCCCAGTCTTACaccccatagaacatgtgtggagagacccgaagatggcagtttacagacacttaccatccaatctaatggagcttgagaggatctaccaggAATAATGGGATTAACTcaacaaatccaggtgtgcaaagattATAGCCACTTAGCAAGAAGATTTAAAGCTGGAAATgcttgccaaaggggcttcttcaAAGTATTTAGTTAAGTGGCTAAACACTTGTATTAATGAGAGATTAtggtttttgatatttaataaatcctgttttcactttgtcattatgggttattcaaTGTTGATGGATAGGcgaaaatgtcaaatgtatctatttaaaattaaatatataacataGTAAAATTTGCAGAAAAAGATGGAGTTTGAATACTTTCTCAGTCCATCATTTGTTCAGCTACACAAAACTACTcatacagtttattattttttcattgcatttAAGGCCAGTGACTTAAATGTATTACTCAATTATCTTTGACTCTTTGAGTAGAAACTTCTGAATTGTTTCTGTATTTGTTTCTACACTGTTGTGGGTGtccatttatgtgaaaccagGCCTGTCCTAACCTCCCTGCTACCCTCTCTCTCCCCGATCTTTGAGTTACCTACTTATATGTCCTACCTAACACCCCCACACACTCCCACATCGGTGTCCCTCCTCATCAAATGCATCTTGTCAAGgtgtcccaatgccccataaacatGTGCCCTTCTATCCTACCCCAAGATGAGCCACTCATTTAAACTTTCTAATCCCATCAGTCTTATATGGACTGAAAGACAGAACTTTAGAGATGACCACAGTGTCGGTTCCACTCCTCAGTTTTGCACTTAACTCATGTATTGTCAAAGTGTCACTCTGTCCACACATTTGTTTTCTGGTCCAGTATGGTCAATGAGAACTAAATCCATCCCCACTAATGCCTGGAGCCTGTTCTCCCTTCCAAGGAGGTATCCCAACTGTCCATCAGGTAGACAACACACCCTACAAGAGTCTGACCACATAAGAACACAAACCTAAATCTCAATCCCTCTGATGACTGAGTCCTGTACTCTCACTGCTTTTGTCTTCCTGGGGTGACTGGTTTTCAAGTGACCCACTGGGGCTCTTCCACCACAGAATTGTAAAAATCACCGTCAAGGTCCACAAGGACCTGGAAATGGTTGTCAACTCTCAACTCTGGGTTGGAGCCCTTGGCCAGTGTCACCTGTAGCCTTGTGTGTACTGCATGTCCAACAATGACACACCTATTTCTCTCTGTCTGCTTGAAGTCTCCTCTCAGGTTCATGCTATCCTCCTAAAAGACACCTGGGCAAAATCTGTAATCTCCTATTGCTCCACAGGTTAGCCACCTCTTCAAGTTCAGTGACCCTGACTacaaggtgctggatcagctggcaagtttttttctctttttcacaagTTCTCTTTATCACTTTCAGTCCTCCATAAGACACACAGAGGTGGTGTGTCTGAATCTACAAGAACTCTGGAGGATCAGGCTTCTGGAGATCCACGCACCAGAGCTGTGGCCTTTGAGACTCGATACACAGAGCTGATGGTCATCAAACAGTTCAAAAGAACCTACAGTGAGTGGAACCATGAACTGGAGAAGATGGGAAGACAACATGCAGAGCTAATAGAGGAGCGAACAAAAGTGAAATGTGAGCGAATCTGGACTGAGCAGCTTTTTAAGAGGAGTCCAGGAAGTGAGACTGCCCCTCGCATTGTGGTGGTCAGTGGGGTGGCTGGAATCGGGAAGACCACCATGGTCCAGAAGATCATGTTTGACTGGGCCAGAGGCACTCAGTACCAGAAGTTTGCTTTTGTGTTCCTGTTTAAGTTCAGGGAGCTCAACCTACTAGACACGGAGACAGAACCACAGATGTTTCTGATCAGGCTgattgtaaggcactataaatatcTCAATGACCCAAGACTGACAGAAATCCTGAAGAAACCTGAATATCTCCTCTTTATATTTGATGGACTGGATGAGTACAAACACAAACTGGACTTCACACAggagaggttctgctcaaacccAGATGACTACTTTCCTGTCCACACCCTGGTCACCAGCCTGGTCAGAGGGACATTACTGAAGGGCTGCACAGTCCTGATAACAACCAGACCAACAGCCCTGGAGGACCTGGACATGGAGAGAGTTGATCGATTTGCAGAGATCCTGGGGTTCTTCCCTGAACAAAGGCTAATGTACTTTAAGAAGTTCTTTGGTAATGCTGATCAGGGCTCTGAGGCTTTTCAATATGTGGAGGAGAACACCATCCTGTACACCATGTGCTTCAACCCCTCGTACTGCTGGATTATTTGCTCTGTGCTGAAGAGCCACTTCATGACACCTGAAGAAGAGCGAGGAGCTGCCCCCAGAACTGTCACTGAGCTCTTTGTGATGTTCCTTCACAACATCCTCACCAATCACAAGCGAGAAGACAAGGACCAGCGAGAGGTTCTGGTCAAACTAGGACAGATGGCTTATTACGGGGTGGCTAACAAGACTCTTGTGTTTTATGACAAGATGGAGATGTCCACCTTTGGTCTCCAGCCAGTCCTGTCCTCTCCATTCCTCTCAGGGTTCCTCAAAGAAATCCTTCAGAGAGAAAGCACTCTGGAACACACAACGTACACATTCTACCACCTCACCCTGCAGGAGTTCATGGCCGCCTGCTCCTTCTACCTCAATCCATCAGAGGGCATCGAGGAGCTGCTTGAGAAGCTGGGCTCATGTAAAGATGGCCGGTTTGAGATTCTCACTCGATTTTTAGCAGGACTGGCCAGATATTCTGTATTTAAAACACTGGGGGGAGTCCTGGGGGAGTTTGAGAGGAAGACAGCAAAACAGATACTGGAgtgggtgaagaagaaagcagaagAGGCACTACATGGACGAGATAAATGTGAAGCTCTGCGAGTGTGTCAGTGGCTCTATGAGACTCAGAATAAGAGATTAATCAGAGACGCCATTGGGAAGGATTTAAAGATGGAGTTTACTAGGATGACTTTATTTCCTCTGGATGGTGCTGTGCTGGGCTCTGTCATCAACTGCTGTGGAGAACTTGAGGAGCTCAACCTGACATTCACAGAGCTCACCTCAGAGTGCATCATGAGACTGGTGCCGGGGCTCATCTGCTGCAGACGTGTCGAGTGAGTAATAAAACCTTCATGAGTTTAGTTTGACTGTCTGTGGACACTGAGGGTGACATTAGTGTGTCCATCAGAGGGTGTCAGGCCTACAAATAGACGAGGGTCCATGTCAGAACATACACTGCTGTGTGTCACAGTGGCACCTGAAAGCCACCAGAGCAGCTCAAtaacaacagaaatgaaataataatttatactCGGCTTGTttgaatgaatcattcagcacagAAGTTCACTATTAGACCCTCTTTGTTGAGAAATGAGAAAAGTACAACTGATTAGAAAGTTCTAGAAAAGTAATTTTGGTGTTATTGTTAGATATGTCTGCGCGAAAGCCTGATAAAAATAGCTAAACAGCTGCAGGAATTAATAACTTTAATCATAATAAGTAAGTTACAAATTAGTAACATGTTCAGTTTTGCAATAACGAGATTCTCCTTCATCATGGAGCATGTGAAAGATCAAATGCACCTCAGTGTCCACAGAACAGTGACAAGTGACGGGGACACAACCTGTGTGGGGTCTTCATCGATAATAAACTGCGGTTTGTACCGTGGCAGGAGATAAGCGAGCAAAACACTCCTTAGCACCCCTAATAGCGTCATTAAGCACATGACGGGGTCAGACACTGGTCAAAGATGGCACAATTACTAATTAATGTAGCAACAGTTGtattgcattcaaaaaataaagaaaatgttcatcacaggaaaaaaaataaaaatataaaaaaataataaccaatAACAAAACTCCAAAGGAAAGAATTCACATGTTGCACTCATTCAAATCAAAAACTTAggaaaaaatcatgaaataaataaattctgctCTAAGAGCCCAGCAGCCATCAACTGACTAAAGTGGCTCCCAATGGCGAGACAAACCACAGCCATCTAACCTGAGCGCTCCGTCCACTAAACCTGCGCCGCTTCTCCCAAATCTGTTCCCCTCCTGAACTGAAAATCCCCCCTCAGTCTGTTTTCACGGGGTTTGTAAATGAACCAGCTGTTAACATGCGGCCATCTTGTAATGCATTCTGGGAGCCCCCATTAATAAGAATAAAACGGTTAGCACTAATGAACTCCTCTAAGAACAAAAGGGACAACAAACCAACGTCCTCCGGCCGGTCGTCTCTCCCTGATTGctgagtttgttttatttcacctCATCACTCGTCAATCACAAATCACCAGCAGCCTCATATTGGTGTCCAACGGCAGCAGCTGCGTCCTTCACGTGCACCGTGGGTgtagtcaggaatgtggagcccCCCAGCCGTGTAAAGCCAAATCAAATCACAGTGACGCCCCACTTACATCATTCTGACTAATTATGACAACAAagtaaatactttcaaaaataagTTAAAGAAAGAACTCGCTACTAACTCAAGGTGGTCTCGTTATTTATGgttgataaaacattttaagtacaaGTGGGGCTGCAGCCTCTCACACCTAAACACTGAAACATCTTTGTATAGAAAAAAAGAttcaaaatgtaatctttttttaaaggaAACACAAGTTCCATAATTACTttcgtgggcggcacggtggagcaatggtagcgctgctgcctcgcagttaggtgatcTGGGatcgcttcctggatcctccctgcgtggagtttgcatgttctccccgtgtctgcgtgggtttcttccgggtgctccggattcctccaacagtccaaagactggTTAGGTGCATtcgcgattctaaattggccctattgtgtgcttggtgtgtttgtgtgtgtcctgcggtgggttggcaccctgcccggaattggttcctgccttgtgccctgtgttggctgggattggctcctgcagacccctgtgaccctgtgttcggattcagcgggttggaaaatggatggatggatggataattacttTGTTAACAATTTttctgggcggcacagtggcgcagtgatagcgctgccgcctcgcagttaggagacacaggttctcttcccaggtcctccctgtgtggagtttgcatgttctccccgtgtctgtgtgggtttcctccgggtgctccggtttcctcccacagtccaaagacatgcaggttaggtggattggccattctaaattgtccctagtgtgtggttggtgtgtgtgtgtgtgtgtgtgtgtgtgtgccctgtggtgggatggcgcccagcctggggattgttcctgccttgtgccctgtgttggctgggattggctccagcagacccccgtgaccctgtgttagggtatagcaggttggataatgactgacaatttttctgaaaataaaacacgttttttaataaacttgacaTAAAACACACTATGACTCATCTAATAATTGAAGTGCCAGTCTGAGGGGGCTGCCATTGTGCCAGTGCCCTCCACAGAAGAGTCGTCGTCTGTCACTGACATCACGTGTGCTGTAGAATGTAAAGTAATCATACCTGAGTGCTCAGTTATTATACGTGTGCTGCGGTCATATTAatacttttttaaagtaatttatatCCTGTGCCCAGTATGTCATGAAAGTGTAAAGTgatatctttataaattaaaatgctgATTATAAAGAGCGTAGAGCTGGCGGAGAATAAACAGCTTGTAGCAGAATCTTTGTGGTGAGCAGTCGGTGATGAAGGAGTCCGAGTTGACCATGAAGAGGCGCCATGAAGAGACAGCACTGACCCTCAAACACTTCAGAGACCCTTCTGTGCTGCTAAAGTCCATCAGTCCAAGTGCTCGGCCGCCCGCCGGTGAGTGGAGGTGAAGGTCCAGCCTTGGAGTGTCGCCCAGAGCTGAGCGGAGTACAATACAATagcatacagtgtgtgtgtgtatagcgcAGCGACAGACTCTCAGGTGAGGAttgatgatcataaatatacaattaGCACAAGTAAAGAAAGAGATttgtaaaacacacagaaaacaacggAGAGAGTGAGCTACAGgaatggaaaacaacaaaatctgtcaACTAATTGATTGTTGAACTCTGGTCTGGttattcaaaaaaatgaaaaaagcagatttgtatttcatttcagtttgttttctgtttgcaattttaatttcagtttagtttttatttttcactcttttattttcactttattttgtttaacataacactttctcaccacttcagtttcagttttcattaaCAATCCTAACCTCTGAACTCCGGCTGTCTGCACTCCTACTGTAGAAATATGGAGTTCACCTCTGGAACTCGTTTTAGTCAAAGTGATCCTTCACGGGGGGGCAGCACAGAGGTGAGCACTGCTACCCCACATCTCCAGGCCGCAGGGTCAAATCCCACCCTCTTCACTGACTACTTAAGGTCTTTAGGGTGTAAAGCAGTTCAGAAGTAAACCCCCCGATGATCGTCACGTAGCTGACTGGCCTGTCCATACGACAGcaggacattagcagcagatttgTGATGGAGTCACACCTGAGAGTCGACACCATCAGGACTGGCAGCCCTGACACCATGTGGTGTGCCAGCTTTGTGTGGTCAGCAGTGACATGAGAAGGTCATCAGTCTGACCACTTCATGGGCTCACATGTCAATTGTCACTTTATATTTACTAACTGACTGAATGTCTTGTCTGAATTCTAGTAATCTACTGACTGCCACCTCTAATCTGACAgccatatttaaaatgtttctaaattcACAAACCAAATCCTCAATAGATGGACAGCACTGTGACTTGTCTTGTCACTGTGAATGTCCATTCAGGTGGCTTCTCATCAAGCAATGACATCAAATGACCAACATGAGCTGATTTCTAAAATCAGGATTTCACTGACAATCAAACACGTCCTTTGCTAATTCAAACATCCCCTCCATCTTTAGGGTCTCCAGTAAAACAAATCACATGAGGACTGGCTGGTCCTTTACGTGACTCCCACCAGCTACTGGCAGACCACCAGCACCTTGATTTATGTGAGCACTTGAAGTAGAAAGATCAGTTAGAGTTTGTCACAAAGTAGTTGTGATTTGTGTCATCAGGTTCTTTAAATCTTTAACCTCTCCCTAGAGGGGCTTCATATCTTTGGAAACCCGTCTTCTCTCACTGAGTCACTCATTTTAAATGATCTGAtcaaaatggcaaaaagaaaaggGACTGAGAGAAAGATGGGAATTGAGAGCCAGAAGAGCAGATCAGAACTGAAAGATCAAAAAGCCGAGTGTCAGAACTAAAAGTGAAATCCAAACTCGCAGTCGAAACACAAAGCACCAGTTGTGACGTCTGACTGTTAAACACACGTCTGCTTATTCTTTATGTCACATCCACAAACTCAGATAACGCAGAAGTCTAATGGACTGAACTTTATACTCCTTGGTCTTTGACAAAACGCTTAGTGTGACCCTGAGTGTCACTTTGTAGCAACTCCTTTACAACAGACACACAGAATAGTGACACACAAGAACTGAAGAGGGCgtcaaaggaaaatataaaatataatcaacTACATCAAAGTGTAAAGAATTTGGAAGAAGTCataacagaaataacacaaaaacactaaagaacaagaaaaactgaaatatatttgcaataataaaaaaataaacgcaAATCATAACAATAACAGAGTGGGACAAGCATGTGGTACAAGACCACTGAGCAGCTCACCTCAGCCTTGGGGCTTTTGAGAAGTCTGACACTCCCCAAGTCCTGCAGTCTGCAGCCTGACAAAGGCCTGAAATGTGGTGCTGACTTGTCAGCTGACCTCGTCTTTGGCTCATCTTCTCGTCGGCCATTAAGAAGATTTCAGTTGTCAGTCGAGCACACAAACTGAACTCAGTGTGTCCTCCCTGTTGGAGATCTGCAGCACTTCAGAGTTTGTCCAACACAATAATAATGTTTAACAACACAATAATCAAACAATTCAGTCAGTCGATATTTTTAGGTCATCTAAAGACACCAAAGTGTCCCATTTGATCAAAGGCCTGATAAATCAAATTCACTGAGATGGCCGCCTTCTCTTCACACCTTCTCAGGCTGACTGACAGCTCATGTCCCACCTCCTCTGTCATTTTGGCCAATCCTGATTCCCAGTTCTGTGGCCCGGTGGCTGAGGTGCCACACTTGACATCCCAGTGACGCGGGTTCAGTTCCTGCCTGTCAcatgctgtgtgaccctgagtgagtcacatcacctgtctgtgctcagaGTAAGAATACAAGGAGAGAGCTGGACATGTAAAGTGACTTTggattgaaaggcgctatataaaataaaggcgaTGGCTTTGtctcttttcatattttttatctgCAATATCTTCATCAATATTTGCACACAAATTCTAATTTGTAAACTGTGTCCATTTGTCCACTTTGTCACAGTGACactcaaacacatttttattctttatttgattttgatttttctgtatCTTATTATTTcaatggccctagtgtgtgcttggtgtgtgggtgtgtttgtgtgtgtcctgcggtggattggcaccttggccgggattggttccctgccttgtgccctgtgttggctgggattggctccagcagacccccgtgaccctgtgttcggattcagcgggttggaaaatggatggatggattattatttcaTCCTCtctgttatttattattcagttttataacTTTGGTGCTTAAGTGGCCATGAAGAGCAGAAGCCTGTCCAGGGTCATATTCTCTACTGACCACCAAAGCTCTTCAGTCCACCATGTCTGTGACAGCTGGTGTGTGCAGTGACAGTAAGAGAGACCCTCGCTATGACACAACAAGGCCGTCACCTTGAACCCGTGTCACCAGCCGGCTGAGTGGAGTTTGTCCATTGAGCTCAGGTGGCTGATAGGCCTTCAAGAATATGACTGGACACAGTGGAGCGTCACTGTGAGCAGCCAGTAACCCTCTGTGTGTCCCTCCTGGACTGGACTGTCATGTCCTCCCGTGTCCCATCACCTCTCCTGTCACCTCTCCCTtgtcacttatttatttttgggctcgttgtgtttttttgttctcttGTTTGTGTTGTAAATTTGTGACTAGCACTCTATAAAATAAAGGCTGACTGATTTACAGCTGCTGTCACTGAACATCTGGAGAGGCTGACATTTGTAAATGGCCTCCTGTCAATCATTTCAGTTGTGTCCTCACCCTGAGTCCTGAATGAGGGACAGAAATCTGAGTTTGTCACTCGGCTGTCACCAACTCAGAGAAGAGCATCTGAACACTCAAGTGGAGGACAAGGTCAGTCATGCTGTGTGACACTCCTGTCCAGTGTGACGGCTGATGTCCTCTCATCACTCAGGGTAACCTGACAGACAGAAGATTCttcaggtatatagcgccttgaaggGCAGCATTGGTGTGGAGTTCAAATTGTGTTTCAGTTCAAATGCTAGCAGCAGCCTGCTGTTCAGTGACACACCTGAGCATCCAGCTGTGCTTGTGGTCATCATGTCACTTATTGAGACCACAgacggtctgtctgtctgtctatctgtccacatgtcctcacttctctctcttgttTTCCACAGCCTGTTTTATTGTTgtctcacctccagatgttgctcagctctctcctcagctctttctgcTCCACACTCACGACTGACTGAACTGGATCTGAGCAGCAATGACAACATGGAGGACTCAGGAGtggatcagctgtgtgaggggctgaggagtgaaaactgcaaattagagaaactgatGTAAGTGAACAACAACAGTGTGTGAGTctttgtgagagtgtgtgtgtgtgtgtgtgtgtgtgtgtgtgtgtgtgtgtgtgtgtgtgtgtgtgtgtctgtgtgttttgttgAATTGTATTTCTGCTGACTTTATGGCTCTGACTGTTTTACCCCCCACAGTACAAACGCTGTGTTTAATCAGGACAGACTGTAGTGTCAGatttggacagacagacagatggatgtgaGGTGGACTCAcagtaaataatttaaagtaGCATTGTGACCCTGAGACCCTCCCCCACAATGGCCACTGTCACCATTCTCTCCATCcagtctttaattttctttcttgtcCCACAATGCCACACTTAATCTTGTCCCCCATCCCACTTTGTCACTTTCCTCCCTCAcactcctctgatgtcctcactaAAGTTTGTTAAAGTCACTGAAACAGAATAAGAAGGAGAAACACTGTGAGTGGGGACAGAAGAGCTGACCAGAGTGGCTGTGGACAAACTGGAGGAGGACTGAGGTGACAGAACAATGAGTGCAGGACATCAGAGGTAAGGAGagacaagagaaagagagaaaagtcaaaagagaaataaaacaagaagatTAGGAGATGGAGTGAGAGCTGAACATACAAAAGAACAGGAAGAAAGGCTGACAGCAGCAGTAGGAGTTACCAGCCAACCacagcatggagtctgcatgtcctcctagtgtctgtatgggtttcctccagcaACTCTGGTCTCCTTTAACAGTCCAAAGGTCTTCATGTTAGGTTGAACCTGAGTCCACAGTCAATGATCTGAGTTTACCAAACACCACAAATTTCATTCAACTGAATGAACAAACAACTGACTGGTCAGCAGAaacacaaagcattatgggaaaCAGAAGGAGTGGGAGAAAGATTGAAGGTTGAACTTTAACTCTatctgatgttttatgttgaagTTTGTTTTCCTGCTTTATTACAAATCAATAGAAGGACTAAAATAACTTAACTCAACACCACTGAGATCTTTAGTGGATGGAGGTCAGCTGGTCAATAACACCGGTCAGCGTGTCAGGTCTGAATGGCCGAGGAcagaagtgtcacatgtcagTGTTGTCCTCACTGTCCATTATGTCATTGATCCTAAAGTCCGGTCCAGTCAGTGTCCTTAACAGTGTCACAATAAACACACAGAGTGTCCTCATCATCTGGTtagtgtgacatcaggagagtCCATCAGGATAAACAGTCGAGCATCAAGCTCTCTAGTGTCTACAAGTGACCCTCATTCTGCATGGCATCCTACAAATCAGACAAagtgtcttcaattcaaatcagTTTTATTGTCCTAAGAGGGTAATTTAGTTTTTCATCAGGTTTTACAGAGGAGACCACAACATAATGTTAAGGACACGTCACAAAGTACACAGCCATCAAACATAAacttagtacaaataaataaaatatagcagtgaGTGTAATACGTCTGGTAGAACATATTAGGCATAAAAATTAAACCGACATTTACTTTTAACTGATGATTGATGCAAATGCTGCTCTTCATCATCTCATGATTTAAGGATATGggtgtttattaaaatttaatttatttagatgatTAATAGCAGTTGGAGTGACACAGAATTTGAACTGGTTGCCTTTTTTCCCGTGAACTTTCAAACTGTGACCTGATGATGAAACCTGAATTGTGAATGTGGCGGACGAGTCGTGTCTGACAGAAGACCCTCTGCTGTTTGTAACACTTGATTGTTAAACACGTCTGTGAGATTGGACTGTCCAGtccttgttattttatttctccaTTTTACAGTTtggtttatttctctttttgtttttgacattaagATATCCAAACCAGGCTAGCAGTTTATAAATACAAGCAG
This window contains:
- the LOC114645172 gene encoding NACHT, LRR and PYD domains-containing protein 3-like isoform X6, with protein sequence MSEDGLCKKFVSMISIKGRSEKDIAALSGLTHKFPKVIQTFSHEDLLKITEFYKPHLAYVIEYDIRSILQNLATKNILTNDEAKRFKAKEEREGRAGVESFISDIMKMDSVVLVSLWEALAEELVRFPSPNMTRILKEVTEGGPDHLMNIQASLLPTPIDARIKVLHKTHRGGVSESTRTLEDQASGDPRTRAVAFETRYTELMVIKQFKRTYSEWNHELEKMGRQHAELIEERTKVKCERIWTEQLFKRSPGSETAPRIVVVSGVAGIGKTTMVQKIMFDWARGTQYQKFAFVFLFKFRELNLLDTETEPQMFLIRLIVRHYKYLNDPRLTEILKKPEYLLFIFDGLDEYKHKLDFTQERFCSNPDDYFPVHTLVTSLVRGTLLKGCTVLITTRPTALEDLDMERVDRFAEILGFFPEQRLMYFKKFFGNADQGSEAFQYVEENTILYTMCFNPSYCWIICSVLKSHFMTPEEERGAAPRTVTELFVMFLHNILTNHKREDKDQREVLVKLGQMAYYGVANKTLVFYDKMEMSTFGLQPVLSSPFLSGFLKEILQRESTLEHTTYTFYHLTLQEFMAACSFYLNPSEGIEELLEKLGSCKDGRFEILTRFLAGLARYSVFKTLGGVLGEFERKTAKQILEWVKKKAEEALHGRDKCEALRVCQWLYETQNKRLIRDAIGKDLKMEFTRMTLFPLDGAVLGSVINCCGELEELNLTFTELTSECIMRLVPGLICCRRVDLFYCCLTSRCCSALSSALSAPHSRLTELDLSSNDNMEDSGVDQLCEGLRSENCKLEKLILCCCDLTYRCCSALSSALSSPHSRLTELDLSFNKMEDSGVDQLCEWLRSENCKLEALNLSQCRLTSRCCSALSSALSSPHSRLTELNLSNNNMEDSGVDQLCEGLRSENCKFETVRLGGNKISQSKKMDLWSLQEELNKTGRQVNISTW
- the LOC114645172 gene encoding NACHT, LRR and PYD domains-containing protein 3-like isoform X3 — protein: MSEDGLCKKFVSMISIKGRSEKDIAALSGLTHKFPKVIQTFSHEDLLKITEFYKPHLAYVIEYDIRSILQNLATKNILTNDEAKRFKAKEEREGRAGVESFISDIMKMDSVVLVSLWEALAEELVRFPSPNMTRILKEVTEGGPDHLMNIQASLLPTPIDARIKVLHKTHRGGVSESTRTLEDQASGDPRTRAVAFETRYTELMVIKQFKRTYSEWNHELEKMGRQHAELIEERTKVKCERIWTEQLFKRSPGSETAPRIVVVSGVAGIGKTTMVQKIMFDWARGTQYQKFAFVFLFKFRELNLLDTETEPQMFLIRLIVRHYKYLNDPRLTEILKKPEYLLFIFDGLDEYKHKLDFTQERFCSNPDDYFPVHTLVTSLVRGTLLKGCTVLITTRPTALEDLDMERVDRFAEILGFFPEQRLMYFKKFFGNADQGSEAFQYVEENTILYTMCFNPSYCWIICSVLKSHFMTPEEERGAAPRTVTELFVMFLHNILTNHKREDKDQREVLVKLGQMAYYGVANKTLVFYDKMEMSTFGLQPVLSSPFLSGFLKEILQRESTLEHTTYTFYHLTLQEFMAACSFYLNPSEGIEELLEKLGSCKDGRFEILTRFLAGLARYSVFKTLGGVLGEFERKTAKQILEWVKKKAEEALHGRDKCEALRVCQWLYETQNKRLIRDAIGKDLKMEFTRMTLFPLDGAVLGSVINCCGELEELNLTFTELTSECIMRLVPGLICCRRVDLSDCGLTSRCCSALSSALSSPHSQLTELNLSNNNNMEDSGVDQLCEGLRSENCKLEKLSLYRCCLTSRCCSALSSALSAPHSRLTELNLSVNNMEDSGVDQLCEGLRSKNCKLKKLNLCCCDLTYRCCSALSSALSSPHSRLTELDLSFNKMEDSGVDQLCEWLRSENCKLEALNLSQCRLTSRCCSALSSALSSPHSRLTELNLSNNNMEDSGVDQLCEGLRSENCKFETVRLGGNKISQSKKMDLWSLQEELNKTGRQVNISTW
- the LOC114645172 gene encoding NACHT, LRR and PYD domains-containing protein 3-like isoform X2; the protein is MSEDGLCKKFVSMISIKGRSEKDIAALSGLTHKFPKVIQTFSHEDLLKITEFYKPHLAYVIEYDIRSILQNLATKNILTNDEAKRFKAKEEREGRAGVESFISDIMKMDSVVLVSLWEALAEELVRFPSPNMTRILKEVTEGGPDHLMNIQASLLPTPIDARIKVLHKTHRGGVSESTRTLEDQASGDPRTRAVAFETRYTELMVIKQFKRTYSEWNHELEKMGRQHAELIEERTKVKCERIWTEQLFKRSPGSETAPRIVVVSGVAGIGKTTMVQKIMFDWARGTQYQKFAFVFLFKFRELNLLDTETEPQMFLIRLIVRHYKYLNDPRLTEILKKPEYLLFIFDGLDEYKHKLDFTQERFCSNPDDYFPVHTLVTSLVRGTLLKGCTVLITTRPTALEDLDMERVDRFAEILGFFPEQRLMYFKKFFGNADQGSEAFQYVEENTILYTMCFNPSYCWIICSVLKSHFMTPEEERGAAPRTVTELFVMFLHNILTNHKREDKDQREVLVKLGQMAYYGVANKTLVFYDKMEMSTFGLQPVLSSPFLSGFLKEILQRESTLEHTTYTFYHLTLQEFMAACSFYLNPSEGIEELLEKLGSCKDGRFEILTRFLAGLARYSVFKTLGGVLGEFERKTAKQILEWVKKKAEEALHGRDKCEALRVCQWLYETQNKRLIRDAIGKDLKMEFTRMTLFPLDGAVLGSVINCCGELEELNLTFTELTSECIMRLVPGLICCRRVDLFYCCLTSRCCSALSSALSAPHSRLTELDLSSNDNMEDSGVDQLCEGLRSENCKLEKLILSDCGLTSRCCSALSSALSSPHSQLTELNLSNNNNMEDSGVDQLCEGLRSENCKLEKLSLCCCDLTYRCCSALSSALSSPHSRLTELDLSFNKMEDSGVDQLCEWLRSENCKLEALNLSQCRLTSRCCSALSSALSSPHSRLTELNLSNNNMEDSGVDQLCEGLRSENCKFETVRLGGNKISQSKKMDLWSLQEELNKTGRQVNISTW